The window GGGGGCTCACAGAGGATCTCAGGGGGGCTCACAGAGGATCTCAGGGGGGGCTCACAGAGGATCTCAGGGGGTCACAGCGGACATGtgcggcacagaggatttcaggccaGAGACTTCTGGAAGGTTACAGACAGGTATAgagtccccagcagcacagaggattttagGAGCAACAGGTCGGACTtacaatgatcagctgatcgtcgcCCACTTTCTTGCCGTCCTTCTTTTTGCTCAGTTTCGGGGCTTTAGCTGCGGCCGGGGTACTGGAGCAAACCGGAGACGCCAAATCCCCCCGAAAATCTAAAGGTCTGAGGGGAAAATCAAGAAAGAAAAGCGAGAAATGATGAAAATCAGATAAAGAATATGAGATAAATGCAAATTATTAATGTGAACACGGAGCAGGAAACGTCCGGTAATCTGGCACCTGCCGAGATATCCCGGATTATCGGGGGATGGTAGATGGCAGCCCATTACTCCGCACTGGGAGGTCTCTACACCCTAATTgtgggctgataacagagagcaaaacacTTAACACAAAAGGTAATAACCACATAGAACACAACAGAGGAGCCGCGCTCGCTGACCGTTTCTTAGTCACAGCCAGAGTGCTGAAGATCGGGTACACCGTGGAGTCTGGAACgataggaaaaaataaataaataaataataaagtttGCTTTTTTCCCCCCACATTTTCGGTGCTCTCGCCCCCCGCCGTCACCTTTCTTCTCCGCCGATTTCACTATGGGGTCGTCACTATCAAACATGATCTGAGATCCATCGGCCGCTCCCTGCGGAGGAAGAGTGAgaggaaggggttaaaaacaaaccGCAACAATAACCACCCCCCATTATGTGCCGCAACCTCCTGCCTGTGACGTCCTCTTACCTCAGCGCACTCTTGGCCCCTGTCGCTCTCCTCTTCCGGGGTCTTCTCCCCGTTGGACCCCTTCTGGCGCTCGCTTTGACCTTTTCCCCCAGCCACCATCTTCTTACCCGTCACACTGACCCCAGACTTGGCCGCCGGCGCAGCGCTGACCCCAGACTTGGCCGCCGCGCTGACCCCAGACTTGGCCGCCGCGCTGACCCCAGACTTGGCCGCCGCGCTGACCCCAGACTTGGCCGCCGCGCTGACCCCAGACTTGGCCGCCGCGCTGACCCCAGACTTGGCCGCCGCGCTGACCCCAGACTTGGCCGCCGCGCTGACCCCAGACTTGGCCGCCGCGCTGACCCCAGACTTGGCCGCCGGCGCCGCGCTCTTTTTTGCAGGTCTGACCGAGGGTTTGGAGGTCACTGGATTCTTGGCGTTTGCGGGGGGCCGCCGAGACACAGTATGAGGCTTCTTGCTGGTGGCGAAGAAGGCGGCACCCACCATTAGCTTCGGCCGCGGCTTCACCTTCAGCCCCAGGATGGCGGTTTTCTGGGCGGCCGGCTCTTCGGGTGACGTTTCGCTCCGCTCCGGATTCTGAAGGGTCGGACTTCGGTTTTTTGGGGTCGGGGGACTCTTGTTTTTTCGGTCAGTCTTCACGGTCTTCTTTTTCTTGGCGCTTGGGGGTCTCCTGGTCCTAGTGACTTTCGCGGGCTCCTCTCCGCCCCATCTGGTTGTCGGGGGCGACATCTCCTGACCGCTGTGCCCTTTATGGTCGCTGATCAGCTTGCGGTCGATCGGCGTCATGTAGTCGCTCTGCTTCTTGTAGAAGGATACGGTCGGCACCGCGCTCCGGGGGGACGGAGACTTCACCGGGGAGAAGACGTAGGCGTCCGCCGGCTGGGGCGACACGATCAGCTTCCGGGCGACGCCGCCCCTCTGCGCAGAGGCCGCAATGTTCTCCTTGTCGTCCTCGATACTCGCGCAGCGCGGTGGTGGCGCCGGCGGGGAGGCTTTGGTGATGATGGTGGCGCCGCTGCTGCTGTTCGGGTTCCTGGACCGGAGCGGAGTCAGAACCACGGAGCAGTCCAGAGATAACTTCTTCACCGGCGTCCCGAAGGACGAGAGTCTGCGGGAGAGAAGAGAGCGGGGTCAGACCGTCCGATAATCCGGAACAAGCTAGAAGATGGCGGGAATCCCTGACCCCTCCATTGCGGACACTGCGCTGACGGTTGGGGACAGACAGTCCGATAATCCGGAACAAGCTACAAGATGGCGGGAATCCCTAACCCCTCCATTGCGGACACTGCGCTGCCGGTTGGGGACAGACAGTCCGATAATCCGGAACAAGCTACAAGATGGCGGGAACCCCTGACCCCTCCATTGCGGACACTGCGCTGACGGTTGGGGACAGACAGTCCGATAATCCGGAACAAGCTACAAGATGGCGGGAATCCCTGACCCCTCCATTGCGGACACTGCGCTGACGGTTGGGGACAGACAGTCCGATAATCCGGAACAAGCTACAAGATGGCGGGAATCCCTGCATCAGGGACACTGCGCTGACGGTTGGGGTCAGACAGTCTGATAATCCGGAACAAGCTACAAGATGGCGGGAACCCCTGACCCCTCCATCAAGGACACTAAGATGACAGTTGGGGTCACACAGGCCGATAATCCGGAACAAGCTAGAACGAGAATCCCAGATACTGACGGCAGTCTGATAATCCAGCACCTGTGACAATGGGGACTGTGCCGGATTAGAAAATAATCTGGATTATCAGATGAATAATATCTGCCGGATTATCAGAAGAATGTAGACAAGAAAATACACAATTACTGGAATCTAGGGCAGATCTGCTGGAAATTCCAGACTATCGGATGCCGAACTATAGGAATGTATCATGATTTACTCATCAACGCTCTGCGACCTCCGACTTctgcgggactacaactcccagcatgcccctggACTGTAGTGAGCgccgctgctctctgctgccaCCCGGCGGCCGCGGCGGTCATTACAGGCGCCGATTACATAACATCCATTACAGCAGGAAAAGTGCAATAATGAAGTGCGGCTCCTGCGCGCCCCCTGCGGGCCATTAGCACTACTGCACCCCAGTAACCCGCGATCTGCGCCCACTCCCTGTATGCAGAGGGGTCGGCGCGGATTCCGCCTGTGATCGTGCGCCCGATATTACTGCCCATAGGATGTGATCGCACTCACCCGTCTGCAGCGCCccagctctgcttcctcttcctcggGGTGCGGGCGGCCATGGTCGGGTGTGAAGCGGAGATCCGCAGCGCAGGCAGTCACCGGCGAAATTTACCGCCAGACGGTTCAAACTCCAGCCTGATCCCAGCATGCACCGCGCCGAGACAGCAGAGAGACGCGCGCCCCCGAACCTGAGAGTGTCCGGGCGCCGGGGACGAGCACAGTGCATGAGGCTGCAGTGCGAGGCTTCTACCACCAGAGGGCGCAGGATTTATTCTTAGAGTAGATGATTTATCCTGCAATATACTGTTTGTACACCAGAGGGCGCCCGCTGTCATTTATCGTGGTGACTGCATTCTGCTATTCACACACTAGAGGGCGTGGGATTTATATAATTGTTATTTGGAGCGCCCTCTGGTGCACAAACAGAATATTGCAGGATAAGTCATCTACATCATATGGAGCGCCCTCTGGTGTTCAAACAGCATACTGCAGGACAAGTCATCTACATCACATAGAGCGCCATCTAGTGTACAAAGACGCATATTGCAGGTCTGATAATCAAAAATTACAGATGTCTGAGTTTTTTTTGCAGATCAAGTTGTTGTTTTGAGCGACTCCGTCCATTTTACCATAAGATGTGCTGGGAAAGGAAAACAATTTCGAGTGTGGGTATTGGTGAAAAAAATTAATTCCCCAATAATCCACATCTGTAGTATTTTTAATTGAAAAAAGAGGCTGGTGATtcaaacatatatatgtatatatatatatatatatatatatatatatatatatatacatacacacacagtacagaccaaaagtttggacacaccttctcatctctagaacaactgttaagaggagactttgtgcggcatgccttcatggtaaaattgctgctaggaaaccactgctaaggacaggcaacaagcagaagagacttgtttgggctaaagaacacaaggaatggacattagaccagtggaaatctgtgctttcgtctgatgagtcaaaatttgagatcttgcttcccaccgtgaagcatggaggaggaggtgtgatggtgtgggggagctttgctgttgacactgttggggatgtattcaaaattgaaggcatagtgaaccagcatggctaccacagcatcttgcagcggcgtgctattccatccggtttgcgtttagttggaccatcatttatttttcaacaggacaatgaccccaaacacacctccaggctgtgtaagggctatttgactaagaaggagagtgatggggtgctacgccagatgacttggtctccacagccaccagacctgaacccaatcgagatggtttggggtgagctggaccacagagtgaaggcaaaagggccaacaagtgctaagcatctctgggaacttcttcaaaactgttggaaaaccatttccggtgactacctcttgaagctcctcaagagaatgccaagagtgtgcaaagcagtaatcaaagcaaaagggggatactttgaagaacctagaatataagacagattttcagttgtttcacacttttttgttaagtatttcattccacatgtgataattcagagttttgatgccttcaatatgaatgatctacaattttcagagtcatgaaaataaagaaaactccttgaatgagaaggtgtgtccaaacttttggtctgtactgtgtatatatatatatataaaatttcattttttttttcattttatacatTTTTACTTTGAAATTTTTAGTCTTCCTAGAAGAAGTGAATCTGTGATCATTTTGGGGATAATAATCTCAGGACCCGGGGTAATGGCTGGTGTGGTTTCTGTCTATCTTGCTGTATATGTGGGGTCCGGTGTGGAGGGTGGTCGCGGCCTGTCGCAGACTCCACCGGTCCCATCATATACTTGTATATTCTGCAGCTGTTGGATTtgttgttatgtgttggttgagataTTTCCATCTTGTTTGGTAGAAGAAGAAACATCACAGGCAAATGTTATATTTTGCATTACAGGGAGACGGGTACAAAATATCTGTGTAACCACAGAAGAGTCGCCGGATACTCTGTGTTCTCTGATCCTTCAACCTGTTACTATAATGCAAAACACCAGATCTACAGCCGTCACTGGAGaaatgtatcatctatctatccctctatctatctatctatctatctatctatctatctatccatctatccctctatctatctatctatccctctatctatctatctatctatctatctatctatctatctatctatctatctatctatctatctatccctctatctatctatctatctatctatctatctatctatctatctatctatctatctatccctctatctatctatctatctatccctctatctatctatctatctatctatctatctatctatctatctatccctctatctatctatctatctatctatctatctatctatctatctatctatccctctatctatctatctctctatctatctatctatctatctatctatctctctatctatctatctatccctctatctatctatctatccctctatctatctatctatctatctatctatctacctatccctctatctatctatctatccctctatctatctatctatctatctatctatctatctatctatccctctaactatctatccctctatctatctatctatctatctatctatctatctctctatctatctatctatctatctatctatctatctatctatccctctatctatccctctatctatctatctatctatctatctatccctctatctatctatctatccctctatctatctatctatctatctatctatctatctatctatctatctatctatctatccctctatctatctatccctctatctatctatccctctatctatctatctatctatccacctatctatctatctatctatctatccatctatctatctatctatctatctatctatctatctatctatccatctatctatctatctatctatctatctatctatctatctatctatctatctatctatccctctatctatctatctatccctctatctatctatctatccctctatctatctatctattcctctatctatctatctatctatctattcctctatctatctatctatctatctatctatctatctatctatctatctatctatctatctattcctctatctatctatccatctatctatccctctatctatccctctatctatccctctatctatctatctatctatctatccctctatctatctatctatctatctatccctctatctatctatctatctatctatctagctatctatctatccatctctctatctatctatctatctatctatctatctatctatctatctatctatctatctatctatctatctatctatctatctatctatccctctatctatccatctatctatctatctatctatctatctatccctctatctatctatccctctatctatctatctatctattcctctatctatctatctattcctctatctatctatccctctatctatccctctatctatccctctatctatctatctatctatccctctatctatctatctatctatccctctatctatctatccctctatctatctatctattcctccctctatctatctattcctccctctatctatctatctatccctctatctatctatctatctatctatccctctatctatctatctatctattcctctatctatctatctatctatctatctatctatctatctatctatctatctatctatctatctatctatctatccctctatctatctatctatccctctatctatctatctatctatctatctatctatctatctatctatctattcctccctctatctatctatctacccctctatctatctatccctctatctatctatctatccatccatccatccatccatctatccctctatctatctatctatctatccctctatctatctatctatccatccatccatccatccatccatccatctatccctctatctatctatctatctatctatctatctatctatctatctatctatctatctatctatctatccctctatctatctatctctctatctatctatccctctatctatctatctatctatctatctatctatctatctatctatctatctatctatccctctatctatctatccctctatctatctatctatccatccatccatctatccctctatctatctatctatctatctatctatctatctatctatctatccctctatctatctctctatctatccctctatctatctatctatctatctatctatccctctatctatctatctctctatctatctatctatctatctatctatctatctatctatctatctatctatctatctatctatctatccctctatctatctatctctctatctatctatccctctatctatctatctatctatctatctatctatctatctatctatctatccctctatctatctatctctctatctatctatccctctatctatctatccctctatctatccatctatctatctatctatctatctatctatctatctatctatctatctatctatctatctatctatctctctatctatctatctatccctctatctatctatctatccctctatctatctatccctctatctatctatctatccctctatctatctatccctctatctatctatctatctatctatccctctatctatccctctatctatctatccctctatctatctatccctctatctatctatccctctatctatctatctatctatccatccctctatctatctatctatctatctatccctctatctatctatctatctatctatctatctatctatctatctatctatctatctatctatctatctatctatctatctatccctctatctatctatctatctatctatctatctatctatctatctatctatctatctatctatctatctatctatctatctatctatccatccctctatctatctatccctctatctatctatccctctatctatctatctatctatctatccctctatctatctatctatctatctatctatctatctatccctctatctatctatctatcaaatcaaatcaaatcaaatcaaatcaaatcaaataagctttattggcaggaccaaatacaaattagttttgccaaagcaagtgtacattaggggctggggctgtggggatggtgggtggggactgtaggaaggatggatggggctcatccagggtggggactgtgggggcacttctaggatgggggctatggaagtccatggcttatgatggggcatatccacggtgggactgtggtaacggtggatgggacatatccagggtggggattgggggggccacatctgggatggggggctatggaagtccatgacttatcatagttctctttctcgaagtctatggcattcgctcacatactgcgctgctatctccactgcgctctcttcttcccccagcaggatatatattttctcttcctccttcatggagctgaaatccgggaagagatgggagagtctcctgaagtgagtgtccctcactgctgagtacttggtgcagtgtagcaggaggtgggtttcatcctccagggcctccaggtcacagtgttggcacagtctgtcctccctgggcttgtagctctgcttgtgacgtccggattcgatggctagactgtgggcactgagtctatatcggctcagggtcctgcggtctctggggtccgggattttctccagatatggggccagtctgtagtctctctgtagtctctggtacgtggtcagtttctgtgaggtgttgatgtcggtcctccagtcactgacatacctctcctggccctcgtctaccatcttcctgattctggttcttgtcaggctgctgtgattggtcattttgtccagttgggtttgggagggctgtgcccggggtcctatctatctatctatctatctatctatctatctatctatctatctatccctctatctatccctctatctatctatctatccctctatctatctatctatccctctatctatccctctatctatctatctatctatctatctatctatctatctatctatctatctatctatctatctatctatctatctatctatctatccctctatctatccctctatctatctatccctctatctatctatctatccctctatctatctatctatctatctatctatctatctatctatctatctatctatctatctatctatctatctatctatctatccctctatctatctatctatctatctatctatctatctatctatctatctatctatctatctatctatctatctatctatctatccctctatctatccatctatctatctatctatctatctagctatccctctatctatctatctatctatctatctatccctctatctatctatctatccctctatctatctatctatctatctatctatccctctatctatctatctatccctctatctatctatctatctatctatctatctatccctctatctatctatctatctatctatctatccctctatctatctatctatctatctatctatctatctatctatctatctatctatccctctatctatccatctatctatctatctatctatctatctatctatctatctatctatctatctatctatctatctatccatccctctatctatccctctatctatctatccctctatctatctatctatctatctatctatctatctatctatctatctatccctctatctatccctctatctatctatctatctatctatctatctatctatctatctatctatctatctatctatccctctatctatctatctatctatccctctatctatctatcta is drawn from Anomaloglossus baeobatrachus isolate aAnoBae1 chromosome 3, aAnoBae1.hap1, whole genome shotgun sequence and contains these coding sequences:
- the ESCO2 gene encoding N-acetyltransferase ESCO2, with translation MAARTPRKRKQSWGAADGLSSFGTPVKKLSLDCSVVLTPLRSRNPNSSSGATIITKASPPAPPPRCASIEDDKENIAASAQRGGVARKLIVSPQPADAYVFSPVKSPSPRSAVPTVSFYKKQSDYMTPIDRKLISDHKGHSGQEMSPPTTRWGGEEPAKVTRTRRPPSAKKKKTVKTDRKNKSPPTPKNRSPTLQNPERSETSPEEPAAQKTAILGLKVKPRPKLMVGAAFFATSKKPHTVSRRPPANAKNPVTSKPSVRPAKKSAAPAAKSGVSAAAKSGVSAAAKSGVSAAAKSGVSAAAKSGVSAAAKSGVSAAAKSGVSAAAKSGVSAAAKSGVSAAPAAKSGVSVTGKKMVAGGKGQSERQKGSNGEKTPEEESDRGQECAEGAADGSQIMFDSDDPIVKSAEKKDSTVYPIFSTLAVTKKRPLDFRGDLASPVCSSTPAAAKAPKLSKKKDGKKVGDDQLIIDAGQKHFGPVSCGSCGMIFSASSVEDEAQHAQYHQRLLESIRYVGWKKERIVAESWDGKIIMICPDDPKYALRKAEEVRELVDAELGFQQTSLNSPARTRTYLYVTGNKIAGCLIAEPIRQAFRVLAEPPSPENRSLERHRAWRCSSDPQPAICGISRIWVFAPMRRRSIASRLVDAVRSSFIYGSHLSTEEIAFSDPTPDGKLFASTYCAVPDFLVYNFLS